One window of the Esox lucius isolate fEsoLuc1 chromosome 8, fEsoLuc1.pri, whole genome shotgun sequence genome contains the following:
- the dot1l gene encoding histone-lysine N-methyltransferase, H3 lysine-79 specific isoform X5, with product MGEKLELKLKSPVGAEPAGYPWPLPVYDKHHDAAHEIIETIRWVCEEIPDLKLAMENYVLIDYDTKSFESMQRLCDKYNRAIDSIHQLWKGTTPPLKLNKRPSNGLLRHILQQVYNHSVTDPEKLNNYEPFSPEVYGETSFDLVAQIIDEMEMMEDDTFVDLGSGVGQVVLQVAAATNCKHYFGVEKADIPATYAESMDKEFKRWMKWYGKKHGEYTLERGDFLSEEWKERIASTSSVIFVNNFAFGPEVDHQLKERFANMKEGGKIVSSKPFAPLNFRINSRNLSDIGTIMKVVELSPLRGSVSWTGKPVSYYLHTIDRTILENYFHSLKNPKLREEQEAARRRQDKTNKDSKSNSTTPTKAKEHKDSCGEDERPGLVAVVKASPKPRRASLLSKGRKLSARKRGRPKKAAVAAAERKSKKSQSALELLHAKTLSAAPSQDAYRSPQSPFFQLPPKVQHYASGQLLLGPTPPGLQQLLDNIKVQYLQFMAYMKTPQYHNNLQQVLEQEKLRHRELSGQAEQLQTVCQSHKEKIKVLFHTKLDELGVKALTMEDLLQAQKEISAHNCQLKEQTKQLERDMAELRDHSLLLLKSRCEELKLDWSSLCLESLLKEKQVLRKQISENQRHCLELQISIVELEKSQRQQELLQLKSYSPCDGSPYRKGLPGLDGRPPLDHDTPKLGHGVGLNGLSPELSINGTVSPFFDRGATKGELLSRYLPISPDHEIVPPTPDARHRQLGHPLPDYTRFSPAKIALRRHLNQDSSTPHFRGLGFTGLRGETGAVISPLGAKLSCPSPNSSDSQQNNIPKNAERGGKEKSPVGGQGDTITSLPISIPLSTVHPSKLPVSIPLASVVLPSRAERLRSTPSPVSQTGQTNGYSSGSGLMNGGCHSEDHDDAASSPLLHSAPPMGPTRGHSPPLSTGGVLQYADGPPRILPEEGAERQGESDSEPQDGESRRRMFFSSSSSSSSSSSSGGAGSRLHLGSARQGTHHHSNHHHSPLSQLTQTHGHGSHEGRKRGRRKRSSTGAQPGSGSPKRRSFPGLGSTSHPSGSPLNINSMVNNINQPLEIAAISSPEQSGCSPCGADMDQPPVLKRERPLEMNGSGRYSSAPSSDDDSGHPADSSSSRIERKIATISLESRDGPGKSGDSEWGPKYQEVPKEAEKNSTLSCLHN from the exons ATGGGAGAAAAACTAGAACTAAAACTGAAGTCGCCGGTTGGAGCCGAACCTGCTGGCTACCCGTGGCCATTACCAGTATAC GATAAACACCACGATGCTGCTCATGAAATCATTGAGACCATTCG GTGGGTGTGTGAGGAGATTCCAGACCTTAAGCTGGCTATGGAGAACTATGTCCTTATTGACTACGACACCAAGAG cttCGAGAGTATGCAGAGACTTTGTGACAAATACAACCGAGCAATTGACAGCATCCACCAGCTG TGGAAAGGTACGACCCCTCCCCTGAAGCTGAACAAACGGCCGTCCAATGGGCTGCTCAGACACATCCTGCAGCAGGTGTACAACCACTCGGTCACAGACCCAGAGAAGCTCAACAATTACGAGCCCTTCTCCCCCGAGGTATACGGAGAGACCTCCTTCGACCTGGTGGCCCAGATCATCGACGAGATGGAGATGATGGAGGATGACACCTTTGTCGACCTCGGCAGCG GAGTGGGACAAGTGGTGCTGCAAGTGGCCGCGGCAACAAACTGTAAACACTACTTTGGTGTGGAGAAGGCAGACATTCCAGCCACTTACGCTGAG TCCATGGATAAAGAATTTAAGAGGTGGATGAAGTGGTATGGGAAGAAACATGGGGAGTATACG CTGGAGAGGGGAGATTTCCTGTCTGAAGAGTGGAAGGAGAGGATAGCCAGCACAAG CAGTGTTATTTTTGTGAACAACTTTGCCTTTGGTCCGGAGGTGGATCACCAGCTGAAGGAGCGCTTCGCAAACATGAAGGAAG gTGGGAAAATTGTGTCCTCCAAACCCTTTGCACCTCTAAATTTTAGAATCAACAGTCGAAACCTGAGTG aCATTGGCACAATAATGAAAGTTGTTGAGCTGTCTCCATTGAGGGGTTCAGTGTCCTGGACAGGGAAGCCAGTTTCCTACTACCTGCATACGATAGACCGCACCATA cttGAAAACTACTTTCATAGTCTCAAAAATCCTAAACTCAGG GAGGAGCAAGAAGCAGCTAGGCGTCGtcaagacaaaacaaataaagacaGTAAAAGCAACAGTACCACCCCAACCAAGGCGAAGGAGCACAAG GATTCCTGCGGGGAGGACGAGCGGCCGGGACTGGTGGCAGTGGTGAAGGCGTCGCCTAAACCCCGCCGCGCCAGTCTCCTCAGCAAGGGCCGCAAACTAAGTGCTCGGAAGCGAGGCCGTCCCAAGAAGGCTGCAGTGGCTGCAGCTGAGCGCAAGAGCAAGAAGAGCCAGAGCGCCTTGGAGCTACTGCATGCCAAGACCCTCTCTGCAGCGCCGTCTCAGG ATGCATACAGGTCACCTCAGAGTCCCTTCTTTCAGCTACCTCCTAAAGTTCAGCACTATGCGTCTGGGCAACTGCTCCTGGGCCCCACTCCTCCCGGTCTACAACAGCTGCTGG acaACATTAAAGTCCAGTACCTCCAGTTTATGGCCTATATGAAGACACCTCAGTACCACAACAACCTTCAGCAAGTCCTGGAACAGGAGAAG CTCAGACACAGAGAGCTCTCAGGGCAGGCTGAACAGCTTCAGACGGTGTGTCAGAGCCACAAAGAGAAGATCAAAGTCCTCTTTCACACCAAACTAGACGAG CTGGGAGTGAAAGCCCTGACCATGGAGGACCTGCTCCAAGCCCAGAAGGAGATCTCAGCCCACAACTGTCAGCTGAAGGAGCAGACCAAGCAGCTAGAGAGGGACATGGCTGAGCTGAGGGACCACAGCCTGCTCCTG TTAAAGTCTCGGTGTGAAGAGCTGAAGCTGGACTGGAGCTCTCTGTGTCTTGAGAGTCTGTTGAAAGAGAAGCAGGTCCTGCGCAAGCAGATCTCCGAAAACCAGCGACACTGTCTCGAGCTGCAG ATCAGCATTGTTGAACTGGAAAAGAGTCAGAGACAGCAGGAGCTGCTTCAGCTGAAGTCTTACAGTCCCTGTGATGGCTCCCCCTATCGCAAGGGCCTCCCCGGCTTGGATGGCCGCCCACCCCTGGACCACGACACCCCCAAACTAGGCCACGGCGTCGGCCTTAACGGCCTCAGCCCTGAGCTGTCCATCAACGGCACCGTCTCGCCCTTCTTTGACAGAGGGGCCACTAAGGGGGAGCTCCTCTCCCGCTACCTTCCGATCTCCCCTGACCACGAGATTGTGCCCCCCACACCAGATGCACGGCACAGGCAGTTGGGTCACCCCCTACCTGACTACACCCGCTTTTCCCCGGCCAAGATCGCCCTGCGCAGACACCTGAACCAGGACTCCAGTACCCCGCACTTCAGAGGCCTGGGCTTCACCGGTCTCAG GGGGGAGACGGGTGCAGTCATCTCTCCACTAGGTGCTAAACTCAGCTGTCCCTCTCCCAACTCGTCTGACAGTCAACAAAACAACATCCCCAAGAATGCAGAGAGG GGGGGTAAGGAGAAGAGTCCAGTGGGTGGTCAGGGTGACACCATCACCAGCCTGCCCATCAGCATCCCCCTCAGCACGGTGCACCCCAGCAAGCTCCCGGTCAGCATCCCCCTGGCCAGTGTGGTGCTGCCGAGCCGCGCGGAGAGACTG AGAAGCACACCGAGTCCTGTGTCTCAGACGGGCCAGACCAATG GGTACTCCTCCGGCTCAGGACTGATGAATGGAGGCTGTCACTCTGAGGACCACGACGATGCtgcctcctcccccctccttcaCAGTGCCCCTCCTATGGGGCCGACGCGAGGCCACAGCCCCCCTCTCAGCACCGGAGGTGTCCTCCAGTACGCCGACGGTCCTCCGAGAATCCTCCCTGAGGAGGGGGCTGAGAGGCAGGGTGAGTCCGACTCGGAGCCCCAGGACGGCGAGTCAAGGCGGCGTAtgttcttctcttcctcctcatcctcctcgtcTTCGTCGTCCTCTGGCGGCGCCGGGTCCCGTCTCCACCTTGGGTCTGCTAGGCAGGGCACACATCACCATAGCAACCACCACCACTCTCCACTGTCCCAGCTCACGCAGACACACGGCCACGGATCTCACGAGGGCCGCAAGCGCGGGAGGAGGAAGCGCAGCTCCACGGGGGCTCAGCCTGGCAGCGGATCCCCTAAAAGGAGGTCATTTCCTGGGCTCGGCTCCACCAGTCACCCCTCAGGATCACCACTCAACATTAACTCAATG GTGAACAACATTAACCAGCCTCTGGAGATAGCTGCCATCTCTTCCCCGGAGCAGTCTGGCTGTAGCCCGTGTGGAGCAGATATGGACCAGCCCCCGGTGCTGAAGAGGGAACGCCCTTTGGAGATGAATGGCTCAGGACGCTACTCCTCTGCACCCAGCTCTGATGATGACTCCGGGCATCCTGCTGACAGCTCCAGCTCAAG